Proteins encoded by one window of Conger conger chromosome 1, fConCon1.1, whole genome shotgun sequence:
- the LOC133141316 gene encoding protein Z-dependent protease inhibitor-like, protein MRILLVFACASVLVPISKTQETSLNVTKLTTKNIDFAMDLYRKISSYHDSNIFFSPLCVSTAFAILSMGAEGPTRTEILKGLNLDQLEQDDHPELIPELFQQLQKNTTHDEEVQLAQGTALFVRLDLEVERAFSDQIKKYFKADIQNIDFAEPKASKTTINDYVKKRTGHRISEAVSDIDPFTQLMLINTIFFQGKWELPFDPSHTENDRFYVDKYNIVQVPMMFRDDKFYYCSDESLKVKVLRLPYKGDMAMLILLPNKGVDYTSIDDEINAERLLGWIKQMQIIKLEVQLPKFKMEQSYEMHKILPHLGISSIFENRANFSRLSKEQELKVSEVLHKAVIEVDERGTTAAAATVTGITGYSLPSTFIVNRPFFFFIYHEVTNSLLFMGRVINPTKM, encoded by the exons ATGAGAATTCTCTTAGTCTTCGCATGTGCCTCTGTCCTGGTTCCCATCAGCAAGACTCAGGAGACAAGTCTCAATGTCACAAAGCTGACCACCAAGAACATAGACTTTGCCATGGATCTGTACCGCAAGATCTCCAGCTACCACGACAGTAACATCTTCTTCTCACCCCTCTGTGTATCAACTGCCTTTGCCATCCTGTCCATGGGTGCTGAGGGACCCACGCGCACAGAGATCTTGAAGGGCCTCAATTTGGATCAGCTGGAGCAAGATGATCATCCAGAGCTAATCCCAGAACTCTTTCAGCAGCTGCAGAAGAACACCACCCACGATGAGGAGGTGCAGCTAGCCCAGGGCACAGCCCTCTTTGTCCGTCTAGACCTTGAGGTGGAGAGGGCTTTTAGCGACCAGATCAAGAAGTACTTCAAGGCGGACATTCAAAACATAGACTTTGCCGAGCCAAAGGCCAGCAAGACCACCATCAACGACTATGTGAAGAAGAGGACAGGACACCGGATCAGTGAAGCCGTCAGCGACATCGACCCCTTCACTCAGCTGATGCTCATCAACACCATCTTCTTTCAAG GAAAATGGGAGCTCCCATTTGACCCCAGTCACACAGAGAATGACCGCTTCTACGTGGACAAGTACAACATCGTCCAGGTGCCTATGATGTTCCGGGACGATAAGTTCTACTACTGCAGTGACGAGTCTTTGAAAGTGAAGGTGCTCAGGCTCCCATACAAGGGGGACATGGCCATGCTGATCCTCCTGCCGAACAAAGGTGTGGACTACACCTCCATCGATGACGAGATCAATGCGGAGCGCCTCCTTGGCTGGATCAAGCAGATGCAAATCAT AAAACTAGAAGTGCAGTTGCCCAAGTTTAAGATGGAACAGTCCTATGAAATGCACAAGATCCTTCCCCACCTGGGAATTTCCAGCATCTTCGAAAATAGAGCGAACTTCTCTCGGCTGAGCAAAGAACAGGAACTGAAGGTGTCTGAG GTGCTGCACAAGGCCGTGATCGAGGTGGATGAGAGGGGCACCACGGCAGCTGCTGCCACGGTCACCGGCATCACCGGGTACTCCTTGCCCTCCACATTCATCGTCAACCgacccttcttcttcttcatctacCACGAGGTCACCAACAGCCTCCTGTTCATGGGAAGGGTGATCAACCCCACCAAGATGTAG